In the Telopea speciosissima isolate NSW1024214 ecotype Mountain lineage chromosome 6, Tspe_v1, whole genome shotgun sequence genome, CTCTTTCTAATCTTCTCTATAAGTTCGTTGCAAAAATCATTGCTAACAGACTTAAGCAGGTTATTGATGCTTAGTTCACCATAATCAGGCTGCTTTTATTCCTGGTGAGAATATTGCAGATAACATCCTCTTATGTCATGGAATTCTTAGGGGGTTCGATAGGAAGAACCATCCTGCTTCTGTTCTTCTTAAGCTGGACATCCATAAGGCTTTTGACTCAATCAAATGGGACTATATTGACCATATTCTTTCTATGATAGAATTCCTGCCAAATTTCATCCATTGGATTCATTGTTGTACATCATCTACTCATTTCTATGTTTTGGTCAATGGATTCCCACAAGTTTTCTTTGAATCAAAGTTAGGGATTCGCCAGGAGTGTCCTATCTCTCCCCTGCTTTTCTTTGTTGCCATGGAGGGCCTTTCCAAACTTCTGATGGCTAAAACTAAGGGGAACACCATTCAGTCAATCCCTAAATGCAAGGCTTTGAAGATCACTCATCTTTTACTGACAACCTTATGATCTTCGATAAagcctttctttcttctgtgtCTACAATTTTAAAAGCACTAAATTCTTTCTCTGCAATGTCTGGCCTCTCCATTAATCCTCATAaatccctgtttttttttttttttgaagagttTCTGAGGATCTAAAAGTACCATTGAGTGGAATTTTGGGGTTCCTTAAGGGTCATCTTCATGTGACCTACTTGGGTCTGCTATTAATCTCTTCGAAGCTTTCTCCCCATCACTCCTCTCCTATTCTTGATAGGCTTCAGAAGAGACTTCAGTTAtgaaagagtaaattactctcTTCTGAGGGTTGCCTTGAACTTATTAGGCAGTTATGCAAAATTCTTGTATTTCAAAGTATGGTGACCGAATCAGGTATGATGTTGGCTCTGATACGCTTACCAAGGTAtcttccattttttatgatGGTTCTTTGATTCCTGGACCGAGTAACTCTCAAAATCTCATTAAGGTTTGGAGTAAGCTTTCTAGTATTCTTTTGAGACCTAGAGGCAGTGGGGACTGGGGATCGGGTTCAGTGGGTTGCTAACAAATCCCCTAGAGTTCCCTAGTATAGGTTGGTTTGGTTTAGCTCTAACATCCCTAGAAAATGATTTACTATTTAGAGAGCTATGAATAATTCACTTCCTACTCAGAAGTTTCTTCTTCACAGAAATTTGACAATCCCTATTGTATTTGCTGGAAGTCTGGAACTCCTTGGAAAGTGTggatcatcttttcttctcttgtccTTTCTCCAATTCTATCTGGAATAGTATTCTTAGAAAGTGTTGGTCCAATCCCAGAGTTATCCTTCCTTTTGATAAAGAATGGAAATGGATCTTGAAAACCTTTAATGACAAATCATCTTGCAATACTCTTGGTAAGTTGACTTTTAATGTTGTGATTCATCATATTTGatgggaaagaaataaaagaagatggcTACCCTTGCCGCATTCTATTGATAAAATTTGGGAAGCCATTAATTTTGAGATATGAAACAGAATTCTCCCAGATTGTTCTGTGTGCCCAGACACTATTCGAAATAGGCATCTCGCCTATTCTTGGATCTTCCTCTTATttctcgccccccccccccccaagttgATGTATCATCTTTGGGTCATTGTTTCTTACCTCCCCTGGAATTTTGATGTATCCTCTCTTTTGCGAGTTGTTTCTCAACCCCCACCTTGGTTTTATTGTGTCAtccttttgatggttgtcctaTTTCATTTGTTCGTGATTCTGCCCTTGTCTAGCCTTTGTAGCTGATATGTtgtatttgttttcttcttctttaataatATAAGTTTCCATTcacccaaaagcaaaaaaactttgtcaaaaaataaaaaaatttcaaaatgacAGAAAAAACACCCAACACTTGGGTGCTAAATACATTTCTAATGCAGACCAACTATTTGTACAACATCTGTCTACAGTAATTGACATCTATCATCTTCAATTAAATATCCAACATTCATCCACAGCATAAAAatgaacacccatttgcaacttTCAACATAAGACCATTAGAATCAACAAACAAGTAATAATGGACGGGGCCAATTCAACACATTAGATTCACATATTGTATCACATTATGAATACTCAGAGATCCACAGATACAGACAGCTTCAAAATAATAATCCACAATTCCACATATGAAAGGTCAAACAGAAATATTTACACATCACATTCTCAGAAAACCCACATAAAACACTAACCCATCCACCTTCATACCACTTCTTTGGCCGGAGCAGCAATTGGGTCTTCAGGGATCTTAACGTATCCCATCTTCTTCACATCATAGTCACTGAAACAATCACtatcatcaccatcttcatcttcacGCTCAGAATCATTGAATCCATACCTGTTGATGATAAGAGACCAAGCCAAGTACATAGTAGCAGAAGTCAAAGCACCACAGCCCACACCGAAGAGTAAAGAAACTAGAACGCTAAGAATGTCCTTGGTATGCTCACGAAGCGAACCAATACTAAAAGAACCAAAAAGGTACATAGGACGAACGATGTCAGGCTTGACGACATCATCGCGGTAGGAATGCTGAATCGGAAGTTGATCCCAAACTGGATGGTGAATAACGGGGCGATCATCATGGTCAATGAATTCGATGTTTTTCGGATTGAATTCCCTGATAACGCTGAAGATGGTGAAGAAACCAGAGGGGTTTGGGCCATTAGGGTTTCGGAAGTGTGGGGATTTGACGGAGGAGATGGTGAAGGAGATGAAAAGGGTATTGCAAGGGTGGAAGTGAATGCCTGGCCTTGAGTTGGCTCCAATGGCGAGGAGACTCAGAAAGATTGAAGCGATGAGGAGGAGACGAGAAGTTGTCGCCATTGGAGGGGATTTGGAGGAatgtattttctttctctctgtctctctctctctctctctagcctTATAATTAAGTCAACACAGTGACCAAACCGGCATGGACCAGTTTGCAGTATGGGTATCGATTAAAAACCCTTTACCGGTCCGGGACCGACCCCTCACAACTTTAACCCGACCGGATTGCTTATATAATTTGTCCGACTCGATCCAAGTCATTAGGATTGTATGTTTTTATGGAACCCAAACTAAATCAAATAATCGGTTTAGGATCAAtaatggttcgtaatctcggatcaAATCAACCTATATAGGATCGGTATCGGTTGAGACCGATCCTGATCCGATACCAATCCAATTGTAtgatcaagggtaaaaaggtaattAAAACTGGCTTTTTATTAAAAGATGATCAATTCTGAGACCGGTCCAATAAACAGATAccgagattacaaaccatggGACCAATTAAAATCGAATGGAATAACCAGTAGGAGTCACTATTACTTTCTTGGGCCAAGTGTAGTCATATCATTAATTGGACCATTGAAACCACGGGCCTTAAATTCCAAATTATTGTATCATTTTATCATGGATTTAATATGGGCCATATAAATAGGTTAAACAAACACTCCCTGTTGGGCCTTAGTTAGTAGTCTGTTAGTTTTggggccatagttgtcaaggaatCGCCTAGACGCCCAGGtgtgaatcgttatcccctctaTTTCTCTGCCCCCTCCAATTTCTCACACAGGatcggaaatgaccaccttacccctgcccaaaaacactATCGAGTAGTCGAGGTGGGGGCCaatcccccctattagaggaattggaggtgcccgtgaattggaggtgataattctAGGTCCAATAATTGTTGTACTTACTTACCGGACCACGTTGGGACACTTTCAGGCTATGCTCAAGCAACCAACAAAGAAATGGTTGTGGTGCCATGGGCCAATATTGGCCCGGAATAAAGTAGTATGGGCTGGGATGGAACTTGGCCCATACATTTCATGTTCTGGATATTCCTCCATGTCCCGGCTATTCACGGAACTTGAGAAGCAGATGAATAATCATCTGCTTCCGGAAGAAATCGAAGAATTTCTTGGGAATCCTACAAGATCAATTCGTTCTTTTTTCTCTGACAGATCAGAACTTCATCTGGATTCGATTCCTACTGAGAGGTCCACTAGAGATCAGAAATtgttgaagaaagaacaagatgTTTCTCAACAAAGGATCAACCTGAGATCATAGATCCTATTTTAGGGACCACTAAAAGCAATTACATTGTTCTTTCAACTTCTACAAGGTTGGACCAGGAGAGACAAAGCCAGCCCATGCAAAGGTCCCCTAATTGAATGAAGAACACACCAGAGTTTActttggtccccccccccccacccccacccccacccccacctaaGAAGAAATACCGGAAAGTCAATCTTAATAGTGCATAGGCCAGCcagattttggtgggttttggtCCAGTTATATATATGCAATGGCTCAGCCTTTCGCCTTCTCCAGAAGCTGGGGCAACAGAGCCATGCTTCATGGAGTTAAACTACCTCTGCAACTAATCTAGGGAAGGTGCTTTCTGAGGAGATTTCAGTTCCTTTGTTACTATAATCTCTCAAAGTAGTTCCAAAGACTCTCATTGGATTTTAAAAGCCGAACCAATGTCAAATAAGAAACGGGTGTGGTCCGGtccggttcattttttttggatttgaatcaAGGTTAGTATTACAAAACAGGCCCAATAAagatcaacccaaacccatcaactctttggatccagaaacccataaaaaagaataaaactaTCAATCATACCTTTATTTCCATTCTCTATTATAATCTTCTCAAAGGCAATGTAAGTCCTATTCGCTGTACATCCAATATCTGAGATGGGTATCCCCAAAAAtcccagaaaagaaaaagggaagggaaaaagacacacacacacactgtctctctgtctctgtctctgtctctctttctctctgagCAATTACAATTTGTTCTGTTCAGAGACATGATGTgttggaaagaaagaagacaTGTTTTCTCTCTTAAAAGACCCCATCAAGAAGGAAATAAGAAATTCCCAAgagattctttcttttccttctctcattGGGAAGAGAGAGTAAGaggagtagtagtagtagtagggtTCATACTGTATCTCCTCTTAAAGATGGCCTGACCAGGGGCCAATATGTTCAAAGGGTCAAAAGATGACTTTCGCGCCAAAAACTGTTGCCATTTTCCGCCAAAATGTTCCATCCATTGTTCTTTCTTGGTGTGGTGGGATAGGTATTGTTTAGCACCAATTCCAGCCGTAGGATCGGTAGCTATGTCGGTAATATTACGGTTTTGCCGGAGGTAGCCTTGTAGGCATTCTTGTGAGCAGCTGTTAGGGTTCGCCGACCGGAGAATTCCAACTATGTATAGTGTGTTCTCGCCGGAATCCGACTCCGGCAATACAGCCGACATGTTCAAATTCCACCTGCAGATTAAGGATCAAATTGTAAGGGAAATTTCCAATAAATAGGACAATCTTCAGATACTCCTAAATGGTAGTTGCTAAGAAATGTCCATTGAAATCACAAAGCATGAAAGCCCAAGTAGACCACAGGTGCAATACAATGTTTCTGGCAATTCCAAGTTCTAATTCAAACCCAAACCAACCATTGACCCAAACTAACCCAATCAAAGCCTATAACCAAGGTTTTAAAGACAGAATTGGACCGAATCGAtcccaagaaccctagaattggcCCTCATATTCAAAAGTACagcgattctagggtttttaggaGTGAATAATCAGCCAAACCTGATCAGTTAGAATAAAAATCGGTCAATTTAAATCGATCGTGTTCTGATTTGCGATTCTTGAACCGAAACCCTAACTTATCACTGACTTGGGCCCTCCATGGGACAAACCTCCAAGAACAAAAAAGTAGGTAAGATCTTCTGATTTTATTTGAGATTTTTCTCTAGAAGTTATTGGGGTCAGTCAATACCATCTGATTTTCCAAGAGATCTCCTTAAATGGGACCCCCTAGCCCCTACCCATCACATGTCAAGTGCCATTCCTTACCTTGCCTACCAAGTCCACAAAAATATGGTTGTACTTTGGAAAAGATTTTAGTACCACATTATCAGTGAATCATCAGAAAATATAATCCATCCCTCCAGATCTGATTTTTGGTTTCTGAAAAAATATAGAACTTCAAGATCTTCTCCAGTCCTTAGTACCATTCTGTACAGTGTAACCTGTACTACTGTAAAATTGGTAGTACTCTATGGTTTCAGCCGTTGGATGGTCCAAAATGAATCTCAAAGAAATAACTTAAAGGTAAGAAAAGGGACATCAACAGGTGGTCCAACACTGCAACTGTTCCTAAAATTTTCCCCTTTCATGATTCATGAATTTCATCTTTTGGGGGTTCCCTTTCTtatggggttttttttaaaGGAGGGAAAAAATACAGTCAGAAATGGTGgatgcatggtttgaggtatcggtatctgTATCAGATTGCCCGCCCGATTATCGTGCGATCTGTGTTGGTATCACTAGCCACCAATCCCAATTCCCAATATTATGCTGAGTGCTGACCAAGGAGATAACAGTCAGAAAAGTAGTCTAAAACCATGGATGGATGCCATTGTTTATGATAAAACTTCAGAAgcaaattaattaaacaaacaaGGAAATACTTCCCCCCTTCAATATATTTTAACTAGAAAGTAGTTTAAGTTTCCATGACCCAGTAAGCAAGAGCTCATATTAAACTAAAGAAAGAAGTTATAGGAAATAATTGacttgagagaaagaaagagagagagtcttaCTTGTCCCTTGAGATTGGATATATGAGGATGGGGCCCTCAAAGGTACTTGGTGAGATGTTTTCCAACAGCAAATCTCTGAACTGGGCAATCCCTGACTTGGGCACAAACATGTTCAGCCATGGATGAGAGACATCCCAAAGCCCTATCTCTCTCAAACTTAATTCCTCCATTCTAACTCTATTGAGAAAATCAAAGTAAGACACCTCCACACTGTACTGAACTGATGGCATGAAGCTCAGTTTGCTAGATATCTCTTCAACAACCTGAAAAATCACAAGCACACCATTGCTCTGTTAATCTTATTTGCATTTCTCACATAACCAGAAATGAATGTTTCTTAATGGATGGAAAGTAAAGGGAAAGGGTGACAGAAGATTTCTTACTTGATCAAGATTGGTGTACTTGTCAGGCTTATCATTGACTGCAAATTCTATACAGTAGTAAACTTTAGAAGGATCTGATTTGAACTGTGGAATGGAAGCCAAATTTGcaggaaagggaaaggaaatGGAGGAGCCATGCAGTGAATCCTTATTTAAAACTATAAACCCTTCCAAATAATCAACCTTGCTTTCCATTTTAATCAATAGCTCTTGgtccttggtgaaaatatcaaaaTCATCATAGAAAGCTCTGACCCATTTCACCTGAGCACATTTTACaatcataaaaaatttattacaaacacacaaaaaataaaCTTTTTTAATCAAAACTTGTAAAGGGCCACAAAgtataagagaaaagaacaatacTAGAAGGAGATGTTAAAGATggaaacccaaaaccccatttTATAAGCCAATAGATTGAATGTAAAAAAATACCAATGGAATGTTAAAAACTTACTTTCCGTGGAGCATCTTGGAGCAAGATCCTTGCACTTGTAATAATTCCAAATTGGCCAAGCCCACCTAGAATTCCATAGAAGAGCTCAGAATTTTTGGATGGTGAGCAGGTCACAATCTCTCCTGTTCCTGAAGTAAAGAATGATAGTacaaagaaaattaaactcctaacaaaacgagtaagagacagagacagagagagagagaggtttaccTGTTACCACATCTAGCTGAAGGACATTACTAATCTGAGGGCCATATTTAAAGGTTTGCCCACTGattccagcattagaaagtGTCCCACCAATGGTAAGATAGAGATAATCAGTCCATGACCTTGGAGCAAGGCCCTCCTTCAAGGTTTCCTTCAAGAGGTCTATCCAAAGAGTTCCTCCACTCACATCAACATAAGAAGGACTACTCTCCCCATCAACTCGCTTTCTTATTTTGATAGAAGGAGGAAGTGAATCCATTTCAACAACAATGCCATTCAGGGCTTGAGCTTGGCCATTGATAGAGTGTCCAGCTCCTCTTGCTGCAACTGTAACTTTACTGAAAGAAGAACCAGAAAGAGAGTTGAGAAGGAGAGATATCTCTTTGGGAGATTGAGGCCTTAGAACTGCAGATGGGGAGTTGAAGTAGATTCTCCCAAAGTCCAGAGCTGCTGTGTCTGTAGACGGGAGAAGGTTCAAAGGACCAAAGTCCATTGGGCTTTGGATGAATTTAGAAGGGGAtgagagaagaataagaaggatGAGAAAACTGATTCTGGTGTAGAACATAGAGAACTCCATCGAAACAAGTGGGAGGAGAGAATCTAAGATTCAAAACAGAGTAAGATATAGAAAAACCAGAAAGCTTCAAAACCCAGAAGCAAAACAAGCCAAAGAAGTCGACAAGACTAAATACTAACAGAGAACAGAAGAGGggaaataaattagaaatgaaTGAGAAGCTATGGActagaaaggaaaacaaaatgaatagaaaacccaaaacccaagaagaaaaaaagtagTATTGTAATTTACAACCTGAGAAGAGGTGAAAAACAGGGATAAGATATAAAGATATATCGATTAAAAAGGAATAGTAGAGGAAGAAAAACTCAGCAAATAAGAAACTGTAAAAGAGAAAACAGCTGGGTTTTCTGCCATTTTATGAGGTACAGAGAAAAAGAAGCATTAATAGTCCAAAAAGAGAAGCTGTCACATACAAGGAGCACCCATGTGAGCCCTCAATTTCATTTGGTGTTGTATCTATTGATATGCTCTGTTTGTACCAAAAAAAAGCaaccaaactctctctctctgtctgtctcTCTTACTGTGTCTTCGAGGCTTAGGATAAAAGCAGCGTTGAAGAGAGAgattagaaaagaagaagaaacaaaagcaatgCAGAGATTATATCTCATTCTGCTTTCTCCTTCCACTGTGTTGTATTTATAGGCATGAAAGGAATTCTCGGCCCAGGTTTCAAATCCAGGGGGCCCCTCAGATCCAGTCACAGAAGATAGGagttagctctctctctctctctctctggatttctttttaataaattgAGTAAAAGAAATAGTGATTAGGACTTAGTTTTTATTATGCAAGAAATCTTACAGCCAAGATCTGactctttcaaatttcaactttatTTCATCCCACATTATTGTACAGAAATTGAGTTCTGAATCTCCTATTTTCtggtttctgttcttttctgaTATCAACATAAATACTTCATTGACTTTGTAGATTAAGAATATAGTATACTCTTTCGAATATTTGTTGTGTATTTGATGCTACTTTGgcaattaaaatattaaattaacCTTAATTATTTTGATTCTTACTAGCACAGTGCTTTTTCTTTTCAACAAAAAGGCAAACTCTAGCTGTTATAATTTTACAGGAAAATATTGAAATGATTTTACAATGATTTACAGGTTCACATTCTCTCTCATTCCTAACACTTTACCCCTTTATATGAATAAATTCACGAGTCTATATACAATCTCTcccattattatttttattttttttttggttgaatctAATTGTTAATTTTGACTCTTTAGAAATAAGATCAATTAAGTCTTATTTAGCCAATCTAGGAGCATGCATGTTTCATGGCCACTATCATGGCCAGGCTCCATGAAGCAAGGCAGGGCAAAATTGGGGATTGTGGCCTTTGTCATAACATTTGACACTAACCCACTAACCCAATATAGGGTCCACAAAGTTCTAATCAGGTAGGGGTTGGCCTTTGTCATATAAGATTTGACACTAACCCAATTTAGGGTTCacaaaattctctctctctcgaaaaTAGGATATTTATTCGAGatacagaaaaattaggaaAGGCCAACATTAAGAAAATGACAAGGGCGGGTATATGTCTCGGTTGGGAGAACGTACCCTATGGGTAGAAATAAATGAAtggtttatgtttttttggagTCGCTACCCCAATAAGGGTGTAGGATCAATAAATGTCTTTCCTTTTCGAAAAAAAGAATTGACTATAATTGATAAAACAAAAGTCATTTCACATCTTTGAGTATGTTCAAGGTTATGGACTAGGAAGATGTTAGGCACCTAGTAATCCACCCGTTCGGGGGCCAATTTCCTCCTATTTGGGTTATTTTTAATCTTACTAATCCTACTAATTAGTTGGTATAAAATTAACAATAAATCTAACATAGTTTAAGTATCTAGGCCAGCAATAAATCATGTTGGAAAATAAGTAATCTAGTGTAAACATGGCATTAACTATCATGGTGGAGCTAAACAATATGAAAATGGCATAAATGGGGGAATATACACATAAGGGGGATCGAACTTGAACATAATGTCATTAAGCTACCTACGTACCCGTACTAGTGATCAGGTCAACCGTAGTTCTGTATGGGATAATTACACGTGGAGGGGATGGAGATCATCTGATATATACatctaattttaaaaatatttttggaaaaaaactgGCAGCACAACAACGTGACtgagggtatttttgaaaaaaacggCATTATCATGGTATAAATATAGTGAATTTTAAGAAAATCGACATGATAATGGCATCTCAAGGATTTTGAAATTACATATAGTATATCATACTATGCTAACACATGCAATTTTTTTATGGTCTAAAACAACCCTAGATTGGGGCAAAAAAGCCTTAATCCGAGCACTAAAAATATCTTCATTTATCGAAATAGAGTAAAgatattaattaaaatattaaaaaaggaggagaaaccGAAATACCTTTTTGGGCCTCAAAAGGGGGATTTCGATTTTGCCGAATTTTGCCGAATTTGGCACTCTCGCAGCAATCTGGATGAAAGTCTAACATTTAAGGATTTTTTTGagaatttttggattttttagggtttcttcactctcactgggattttcTGGGAATCTTCTGAATTTCATACCTTCTCTAGGGTTTCAAGGCTCCAAGGGACTCGTGGGACCGCCCGGATGAGAGAGGAGCTTTGGGTGTCGGTGTGAAGGAGAGAAGgctctcctatttataggagagaTTTTGGAGTCTCTAAAATGGAGTTTGGGCGGCGCCATCCAACCTACGCGTGGAGACTCAAAGGGGTTGCCACGTGGTAGCCTCCCTTTGGTCCAAAAAGTTGGCCCAAACCTAGTGAAGGTGGTTTTTGTATAGTGATTTCGGACAATGATTCCCGGAGATCTGATCATCAGATTTTGATGATCCATATATCATTTAAAGGTATTCACAGTACTATCCAATGATAATACAATCAAAATTGTGCTCAAAGTGGGGGAGAGCATGA is a window encoding:
- the LOC122665182 gene encoding cytokinin dehydrogenase 3-like — its product is MEFSMFYTRISFLILLILLSSPSKFIQSPMDFGPLNLLPSTDTAALDFGRIYFNSPSAVLRPQSPKEISLLLNSLSGSSFSKVTVAARGAGHSINGQAQALNGIVVEMDSLPPSIKIRKRVDGESSPSYVDVSGGTLWIDLLKETLKEGLAPRSWTDYLYLTIGGTLSNAGISGQTFKYGPQISNVLQLDVVTGTGEIVTCSPSKNSELFYGILGGLGQFGIITSARILLQDAPRKVKWVRAFYDDFDIFTKDQELLIKMESKVDYLEGFIVLNKDSLHGSSISFPFPANLASIPQFKSDPSKVYYCIEFAVNDKPDKYTNLDQVVEEISSKLSFMPSVQYSVEVSYFDFLNRVRMEELSLREIGLWDVSHPWLNMFVPKSGIAQFRDLLLENISPSTFEGPILIYPISRDKWNLNMSAVLPESDSGENTLYIVGILRSANPNSCSQECLQGYLRQNRNITDIATDPTAGIGAKQYLSHHTKKEQWMEHFGGKWQQFLARKSSFDPLNILAPGQAIFKRRYSMNPTTTTTPLTLSSQ
- the LOC122665861 gene encoding uncharacterized protein LOC122665861, which encodes MATTSRLLLIASIFLSLLAIGANSRPGIHFHPCNTLFISFTISSVKSPHFRNPNGPNPSGFFTIFSVIREFNPKNIEFIDHDDRPVIHHPVWDQLPIQHSYRDDVVKPDIVRPMYLFGSFSIGSLREHTKDILSVLVSLLFGVGCGALTSATMYLAWSLIINRYGFNDSEREDEDGDDSDCFSDYDVKKMGYVKIPEDPIAAPAKEVV